In the genome of Anas platyrhynchos isolate ZD024472 breed Pekin duck chromosome 23, IASCAAS_PekinDuck_T2T, whole genome shotgun sequence, one region contains:
- the LOC139999368 gene encoding uncharacterized protein isoform X1: protein MGQLPAGGQLPAVGQNLQLVQLPTMGHQLQLVQLPAVGQLPHTAPPCAPVHQWGQPMVTGTLVPHHALGLGPRAVLHGELLHPAGTCLLQAPAQRNPPPPLVPGPPLRGQALPTPRTLSSSRGQLPEPCLHAVGLSEDQGPPLPGPTPPEPAQAPRTASTQTATPDAATAPQVPEEPPQLPELGPDALAEAFPELAGDSQQLQHVQDELLAHLDIPIPDMEELLSWLDAVEPQDAFRDLPSSPALSRFLSQLPDLCEDIEEPSTQGLEATGALGEVPSSPGVRPEKLEGGLSLQSPVVPAVSPPLSPAASPLPSALRSPLPSPPLSPPRSLPDTQVLSALSRALPQPPQRSLKTRPNPKVPSALSRAQPKSPPSSPKKRPNPKGRSDHRRPLPKRPLGPLKSPLAAPASTGTERGAKRPAPSSIPGTAQSCQHRRPTTENPPRKERKMLLGQAGQGRKRPCQGKTRGSSTVAGSSREAGSSGQQLAINSTTAPVKRARSPGAAGGQGAAAPAPRRARLLPETPSGEPRAVRPQDRLCPQASGAKTLEESVPITPQQRPERERLKKLAQEERQRAAHQMKIGPVQFFVQRQKDHARAYSYGYP from the exons atggggcagctccctgctggggggcagctccccgctgtggggcaaaacctgcagctggtgcagctcccaaccatggggcaccagctgcagctggtgcagctccccgccgtggggcagctcccccacaccgctcctccctgtgcccccgtccatcagtggggacagcccatggtgacggggacactggtgccccaccatgcgctggggctggggcccagggccgtgctccatggggagctcctgcaccccgcaggcacctgcctgttgCAGGCCCCCGCCCAGCGCAACCCCCCGCCACCCCTCGTCccggggcctccgctgcgggggcaggcgctCCCCACGCCCCgcaccctgagcagcagccgggggcagctgccggagccctgcttgcacgccgtggggctcagcgaggaccaggggcccccgctgcccggccccactccccccgagcctgcccaggctccaaggaccgccagcacccagacggcgacgcccgacg CGGCGACAGCCCCgcaggtgcctgaggagcccccgCAGCTGCCcgagctgggccccgatgccttgGCCGAGGCCTTTccagagctggcaggggacagccagcagctgcagcacgtGCAGGACGAGCTCCTGGCCCACCTGGACATCCCCATCCCCGacatggaggagctgctcagctggctCGATGCCGTGGAGCCCCAGGACGCCTTCCGCGATTTGCCCAGCAGTCCTGCCCTCAGCCGcttcctctcccagctgcccgacctctgcgaggacatcgaggagccgAGCACGCAGGGACTGGAAGCCACAGGAGCCCTcggtgaggtcccctcaagccctggggTGCGCCCCGAGAAGCTTGAGGGTGGGCTGTCGCTGCAGTCCCCCGTCGTGCCAGCAGtgagcccccccctcagccctgcagccagtCCCCTGCCCAGTGCGCTTAGGAGCCCCCTACCCAGTCCACCCCTGAGTCCCCCCAGGAGCCTCCCTGACACCCAGGTCCTCAGTGCCCTTAGTAGAGCCCtgccccaacccccccagcGTTCCCTCAAGACCCGCCCCAACCCCAAGGTCCCCAGTGCCCTTAGTAGAGCCCAGCCCAAATCCCCCCCGAGTTCCCCCAAGAAACGCCCCAACCCCAAGGGCCGCAGTGACCATAGGAGACCCCTGCCCAAACGCCCCCTGGGTCCCCTCAAGAGCCCCCTGGCTGCCCCTGCGTCCACCGGCACCGAGCGGGGGGCCAAGCGCCCCGCGCCCAGCAGCATCCCCGGGACAGcgcagagctgccagcacaggagGCCGACGACAGAGAACCCCCCCCGCAAGGAGAGGAAGATGCTgctgggccaggctggccaAGGCCGCAAGAGACCGTGCCAGGGGAAGACGCGTGGCAGCAGCACggtggctggcagcagcagggaagcaggcagcagcgggcagcagcTGGCGATCAACAGCACCACGGCACCGGTGAAGAGAGCGCGAagcccgggggctgcaggggggcaaGGAGCAGCGGCACCAGCTCCCCGCAGAGCGCGGCTGCTGCCGGAGACTCCGAGTGGGGAGCCCCGTGCCGTGCGGCCCCAGGACAGGCTCTGTCCCCAGGCCAGCGGGGCCAAGACGCTGGAGGagtcggtgcccatcacgccgcagcagcgtcccgagcgggagcgcctgaagaagctggcccaggaggagcgtCAGCGGGCGGCCCACCAGATGAAGATCGGCCCCGTGCAATTCTTCGtgcagcggcagaaggaccacgccagagcctactcttacggctacccgtga
- the LOC139999368 gene encoding uncharacterized protein isoform X2, with protein sequence MGQLPAGGQLPAVGQNLQLVQLPTMGHQLQLVQLPAVGQLPHTAPPCAPVHQWGQPMVTGTLVPHHALGLGPRAVLHGELLHPAGTCLLQAPAQRNPPPPLVPGPPLRGQALPTPRTLSSSRGQLPEPCLHAVGLSEDQGPPLPGPTPPEPAQAPRTASTQTATPDAATAPQVPEEPPQLPELGPDALAEAFPELAGDSQQLQHVQDELLAHLDIPIPDMEELLSWLDAVEPQDAFRDLPSSPALSRFLSQLPDLCEDIEEPSTQGLEATGALGEVPSSPGVRPEKLEGGLSLQSPVVPAVSPPLSPAASPLPSALRSPLPSPPLSPPRSLPDTQVLSALSRALPQPPQRSLKTRPNPKVPSALSRAQPKSPPSSPKKRPNPKGRSDHRRPLPKRPLGPLKSPLAAPASTGTERGAKRPAPSSIPGTAQSCQHRRPTTENPPRKERKMLLGQAGQGRKRPCQGKTRGSSTVAGSSREAGSSGQQLAINSTTAPASGAKTLEESVPITPQQRPERERLKKLAQEERQRAAHQMKIGPVQFFVQRQKDHARAYSYGYP encoded by the exons atggggcagctccctgctggggggcagctccccgctgtggggcaaaacctgcagctggtgcagctcccaaccatggggcaccagctgcagctggtgcagctccccgccgtggggcagctcccccacaccgctcctccctgtgcccccgtccatcagtggggacagcccatggtgacggggacactggtgccccaccatgcgctggggctggggcccagggccgtgctccatggggagctcctgcaccccgcaggcacctgcctgttgCAGGCCCCCGCCCAGCGCAACCCCCCGCCACCCCTCGTCccggggcctccgctgcgggggcaggcgctCCCCACGCCCCgcaccctgagcagcagccgggggcagctgccggagccctgcttgcacgccgtggggctcagcgaggaccaggggcccccgctgcccggccccactccccccgagcctgcccaggctccaaggaccgccagcacccagacggcgacgcccgacg CGGCGACAGCCCCgcaggtgcctgaggagcccccgCAGCTGCCcgagctgggccccgatgccttgGCCGAGGCCTTTccagagctggcaggggacagccagcagctgcagcacgtGCAGGACGAGCTCCTGGCCCACCTGGACATCCCCATCCCCGacatggaggagctgctcagctggctCGATGCCGTGGAGCCCCAGGACGCCTTCCGCGATTTGCCCAGCAGTCCTGCCCTCAGCCGcttcctctcccagctgcccgacctctgcgaggacatcgaggagccgAGCACGCAGGGACTGGAAGCCACAGGAGCCCTcggtgaggtcccctcaagccctggggTGCGCCCCGAGAAGCTTGAGGGTGGGCTGTCGCTGCAGTCCCCCGTCGTGCCAGCAGtgagcccccccctcagccctgcagccagtCCCCTGCCCAGTGCGCTTAGGAGCCCCCTACCCAGTCCACCCCTGAGTCCCCCCAGGAGCCTCCCTGACACCCAGGTCCTCAGTGCCCTTAGTAGAGCCCtgccccaacccccccagcGTTCCCTCAAGACCCGCCCCAACCCCAAGGTCCCCAGTGCCCTTAGTAGAGCCCAGCCCAAATCCCCCCCGAGTTCCCCCAAGAAACGCCCCAACCCCAAGGGCCGCAGTGACCATAGGAGACCCCTGCCCAAACGCCCCCTGGGTCCCCTCAAGAGCCCCCTGGCTGCCCCTGCGTCCACCGGCACCGAGCGGGGGGCCAAGCGCCCCGCGCCCAGCAGCATCCCCGGGACAGcgcagagctgccagcacaggagGCCGACGACAGAGAACCCCCCCCGCAAGGAGAGGAAGATGCTgctgggccaggctggccaAGGCCGCAAGAGACCGTGCCAGGGGAAGACGCGTGGCAGCAGCACggtggctggcagcagcagggaagcaggcagcagcgggcagcagcTGGCGATCAACAGCACCACGGCACCG GCCAGCGGGGCCAAGACGCTGGAGGagtcggtgcccatcacgccgcagcagcgtcccgagcgggagcgcctgaagaagctggcccaggaggagcgtCAGCGGGCGGCCCACCAGATGAAGATCGGCCCCGTGCAATTCTTCGtgcagcggcagaaggaccacgccagagcctactcttacggctacccgtga
- the LOC139999372 gene encoding uncharacterized protein isoform X1, whose translation MGICYLVSLSGWEMTMRMKAGPGLGNAQDGQEAVWKRGGHGKCCVGGQACWGWPSLALGSLLGSKACSPPQDVGEGLVSRWDGTAVARVPQATAPLSSHHGRSSSRLPLLPGLRPCWRAQRPRAQPSALFPTEGFPRRLLRLAQTQNSPFVVSAVPPTVAAWLLPSLPGATALPLQPLQVPTLPSALPQATVWHVVPGVQGQVLQLPAGVQLPPGGHLPAQGHHLQLGQLPAMGQLPAGGQLPAVGQNLQLVQLPTMGHQLQLVQLPAVGQLPHTAPPCAPVHQWGQPMVTGTLVPHHALGLGPRAVLHGELLHPAGTCLLQAPAQRNPPPPLVPGPPLRGQALPTPRTLSSSRGQLPEPCLHAVGLSEDQGPPLPGPTPPEPAQAPRTASTQTATPDAATAPQVPEEPPQLPELGPDALAEAFPELAGDSQQLQHVQDELLAHLDIPIPDMEELLSWLDAVEPQDAFRDLPSSPALSRFLSQLPDLCEDIEEPSTQGLEATGALGEVPSSPGVRPEKLEGGLSLQSPVVPAVSPPLSPAASPLPSALRSPLPSPPLSPPRSLPDTQVLSALSRALPQPPQRSLKTRPNPKVPSALRRAQPKSPPSSPKKRPNPKGRSDHRRPLPKRPLGPLKSPLAAPASTGTERGAKRPAPSSTPGTAQSCQHRRPTTENPPRKERKMLPGQAGQGRKRPCQGKTRGSSTVAGSSREAGSSGQQLAINSTTAPVKRARSPGAAGGQGAAAPAPRRARLLPETPSGEPRAVRPQDRLCPQASGAKTLEESVPITPQQRPERERLKKLAQEERQRAAHQMKIGPVQFFVQRQKDHARAYSYGYP comes from the exons aTGGGAATCTGTTATCTTGTGAGCTTGTCAGGATGGGAAATGACCATGAGGATgaaagctggtcctgggctgggaaatgctcaggACGGGCAAGAGGCGGTGTGGAAGCGTggtgggcatggcaagtgctgcgtgggagggcaagcctgctggggatggccaagtcttgcgctgggcagcctgcttggctccaaagcctgcagtcctccccaagatgtcggcgaggggctggtcagccgttgggacggaacgGCCGTTGCGCgggttccccaagcaaccgccccactctccagccaccatggcaggtccagcagccggctcccgctcctcccggggctgcggccctgctggcgagcccagcgccccagagctcagcccagcgccctttttcccacagagggtttccccagacggcttcTGCGGCTTgcgcagacgcaaaactcccccttcgtcgtgtcagccgtgccgccaacggtggctgcctggctgctgccctccctccccggagcgacggcgctgcccttgcagcccctgcaggtacccaccctcccctccgcgctgccccaggccaccgtctggcacgtggtgccgggggtccaggggcaggtgctgcagctccccgccggggtgcagctgccacctggggggcacctcccagcccaggggcaccacctgcagcttgggcagctccccgccatggggcagctccctgctggggggcagctccccgctgtggggcaaaacctgcagctggtgcagctcccaaccatggggcaccagctgcagctggtgcagctccccgccgtggggcagctcccccacaccgctcctccctgtgcccccgtccatcagtggggacagcccatggtgacggggacactggtgccccaccatgcgctggggctggggcccagggccgtgctccatggggagctcctgcaccccgcaggcacctgcctgttgCAGGCCCCCGCCCAGCGCAACCCCCCGCCACCCCTCGTCccggggcctccgctgcgggggcaggcgctCCCCACGCCCCgcaccctgagcagcagccgggggcagctgccggagccctgcttgcacgccgtggggctcagcgaggaccaggggcccccgctgcccggccccactccccccgagcctgcccaggctccaaggaccgccagcacccagacggcgacgcccgacg CGGCGACAGCCCCgcaggtgcctgaggagcccccgCAGCTGCCcgagctgggccccgatgccttgGCCGAGGCCTTTccagagctggcaggggacagccagcagctgcagcacgtGCAGGACGAGCTCCTGGCCCACCTGGACATCCCCATCCCCGacatggaggagctgctcagctggctCGATGCCGTGGAGCCCCAGGACGCCTTCCGCGATTTGCCCAGCAGTCCTGCCCTCAGCCGcttcctctcccagctgcccgacctctgcgaggacatcgaggagccgAGCACGCAGGGACTGGAAGCCACAGGAGCCCTcggtgaggtcccctcaagccctggggTGCGCCCCGAGAAGCTTGAGGGTGGGCTGTCGCTGCAGTCCCCCGTCGTGCCAGCAGtgagcccccccctcagccctgcagccagtCCCCTGCCCAGTGCGCTTAGGAGCCCCCTACCCAGTCCACCCCTGAGTCCCCCCAGGAGCCTCCCTGACACCCAGGTCCTCAGTGCCCTTAGTAGAGCCCtgccccaacccccccagcGTTCCCTCAAGACCCGCCCCAACCCCAAGGTCCCCAGTGCCCTTAGGAGAGCCCAGCCCAAATCCCCCCCGAGTTCCCCCAAGAAACGCCCCAACCCCAAGGGCCGCAGTGACCATAGGAGACCCCTGCCCAAACGCCCCCTGGGTCCCCTCAAGAGCCCCCTGGCTGCCCCTGCGTCCACCGGCACCGAGCGGGGGGCCAAGCGCCCCgcgcccagcagcacccccgggACAGcgcagagctgccagcacaggagGCCGACGACAGAGAACCCCCCCCGCAAGGAGAGGAAGATGCTGCCGGGCCAGGCTGGCCAAGGCCGCAAGAGACCGTGCCAGGGGAAGACGCGTGGCAGCAGCACggtggctggcagcagcagggaagcaggcagcagcgggcagcagcTGGCGATCAACAGCACCACGGCACCGGTGAAGAGAGCGCGAagcccgggggctgcaggggggcaaGGAGCAGCGGCACCAGCTCCCCGCAGAGCGCGGCTGCTGCCGGAGACTCCGAGTGGGGAGCCCCGTGCCGTGCGGCCCCAGGACAGGCTCTGTCCCCAGGCCAGCGGGGCCAAGACGCTGGAGGagtcggtgcccatcacgccgcagcagcgtcccgagcgggagcgcctgaagaagctggcccaggaggagcgtCAGCGGGCGGCCCACCAGATGAAGATCGGCCCCGTGCAATTCTTCGtgcagcggcagaaggaccacgccagagcctactcttacggctacccgtga
- the LOC139999372 gene encoding uncharacterized protein isoform X2: MGICYLVSLSGWEMTMRMKAGPGLGNAQDGQEAVWKRGGHGKCCVGGQACWGWPSLALGSLLGSKACSPPQDVGEGLVSRWDGTAVARVPQATAPLSSHHGRSSSRLPLLPGLRPCWRAQRPRAQPSALFPTEGFPRRLLRLAQTQNSPFVVSAVPPTVAAWLLPSLPGATALPLQPLQVPTLPSALPQATVWHVVPGVQGQVLQLPAGVQLPPGGHLPAQGHHLQLGQLPAMGQLPAGGQLPAVGQNLQLVQLPTMGHQLQLVQLPAVGQLPHTAPPCAPVHQWGQPMVTGTLVPHHALGLGPRAVLHGELLHPAGTCLLQAPAQRNPPPPLVPGPPLRGQALPTPRTLSSSRGQLPEPCLHAVGLSEDQGPPLPGPTPPEPAQAPRTASTQTATPDAATAPQVPEEPPQLPELGPDALAEAFPELAGDSQQLQHVQDELLAHLDIPIPDMEELLSWLDAVEPQDAFRDLPSSPALSRFLSQLPDLCEDIEEPSTQGLEATGALGEVPSSPGVRPEKLEGGLSLQSPVVPAVSPPLSPAASPLPSALRSPLPSPPLSPPRSLPDTQVLSALSRALPQPPQRSLKTRPNPKVPSALRRAQPKSPPSSPKKRPNPKGRSDHRRPLPKRPLGPLKSPLAAPASTGTERGAKRPAPSSTPGTAQSCQHRRPTTENPPRKERKMLPGQAGQGRKRPCQGKTRGSSTVAGSSREAGSSGQQLAINSTTAPASGAKTLEESVPITPQQRPERERLKKLAQEERQRAAHQMKIGPVQFFVQRQKDHARAYSYGYP, encoded by the exons aTGGGAATCTGTTATCTTGTGAGCTTGTCAGGATGGGAAATGACCATGAGGATgaaagctggtcctgggctgggaaatgctcaggACGGGCAAGAGGCGGTGTGGAAGCGTggtgggcatggcaagtgctgcgtgggagggcaagcctgctggggatggccaagtcttgcgctgggcagcctgcttggctccaaagcctgcagtcctccccaagatgtcggcgaggggctggtcagccgttgggacggaacgGCCGTTGCGCgggttccccaagcaaccgccccactctccagccaccatggcaggtccagcagccggctcccgctcctcccggggctgcggccctgctggcgagcccagcgccccagagctcagcccagcgccctttttcccacagagggtttccccagacggcttcTGCGGCTTgcgcagacgcaaaactcccccttcgtcgtgtcagccgtgccgccaacggtggctgcctggctgctgccctccctccccggagcgacggcgctgcccttgcagcccctgcaggtacccaccctcccctccgcgctgccccaggccaccgtctggcacgtggtgccgggggtccaggggcaggtgctgcagctccccgccggggtgcagctgccacctggggggcacctcccagcccaggggcaccacctgcagcttgggcagctccccgccatggggcagctccctgctggggggcagctccccgctgtggggcaaaacctgcagctggtgcagctcccaaccatggggcaccagctgcagctggtgcagctccccgccgtggggcagctcccccacaccgctcctccctgtgcccccgtccatcagtggggacagcccatggtgacggggacactggtgccccaccatgcgctggggctggggcccagggccgtgctccatggggagctcctgcaccccgcaggcacctgcctgttgCAGGCCCCCGCCCAGCGCAACCCCCCGCCACCCCTCGTCccggggcctccgctgcgggggcaggcgctCCCCACGCCCCgcaccctgagcagcagccgggggcagctgccggagccctgcttgcacgccgtggggctcagcgaggaccaggggcccccgctgcccggccccactccccccgagcctgcccaggctccaaggaccgccagcacccagacggcgacgcccgacg CGGCGACAGCCCCgcaggtgcctgaggagcccccgCAGCTGCCcgagctgggccccgatgccttgGCCGAGGCCTTTccagagctggcaggggacagccagcagctgcagcacgtGCAGGACGAGCTCCTGGCCCACCTGGACATCCCCATCCCCGacatggaggagctgctcagctggctCGATGCCGTGGAGCCCCAGGACGCCTTCCGCGATTTGCCCAGCAGTCCTGCCCTCAGCCGcttcctctcccagctgcccgacctctgcgaggacatcgaggagccgAGCACGCAGGGACTGGAAGCCACAGGAGCCCTcggtgaggtcccctcaagccctggggTGCGCCCCGAGAAGCTTGAGGGTGGGCTGTCGCTGCAGTCCCCCGTCGTGCCAGCAGtgagcccccccctcagccctgcagccagtCCCCTGCCCAGTGCGCTTAGGAGCCCCCTACCCAGTCCACCCCTGAGTCCCCCCAGGAGCCTCCCTGACACCCAGGTCCTCAGTGCCCTTAGTAGAGCCCtgccccaacccccccagcGTTCCCTCAAGACCCGCCCCAACCCCAAGGTCCCCAGTGCCCTTAGGAGAGCCCAGCCCAAATCCCCCCCGAGTTCCCCCAAGAAACGCCCCAACCCCAAGGGCCGCAGTGACCATAGGAGACCCCTGCCCAAACGCCCCCTGGGTCCCCTCAAGAGCCCCCTGGCTGCCCCTGCGTCCACCGGCACCGAGCGGGGGGCCAAGCGCCCCgcgcccagcagcacccccgggACAGcgcagagctgccagcacaggagGCCGACGACAGAGAACCCCCCCCGCAAGGAGAGGAAGATGCTGCCGGGCCAGGCTGGCCAAGGCCGCAAGAGACCGTGCCAGGGGAAGACGCGTGGCAGCAGCACggtggctggcagcagcagggaagcaggcagcagcgggcagcagcTGGCGATCAACAGCACCACGGCACCG GCCAGCGGGGCCAAGACGCTGGAGGagtcggtgcccatcacgccgcagcagcgtcccgagcgggagcgcctgaagaagctggcccaggaggagcgtCAGCGGGCGGCCCACCAGATGAAGATCGGCCCCGTGCAATTCTTCGtgcagcggcagaaggaccacgccagagcctactcttacggctacccgtga
- the LOC113841338 gene encoding uncharacterized protein, with protein MEELLSWLDAVEPQDAFRDLPSSPALSRFLSQLPDLCEDIEEPSTQGLEATGALGEVPSSPGVRPEKLEGGLSLQSPVVPAVSPPLSPAASPLPSALRSPLPSPPLSPPRSLPDTQVLSALSRALPQPPQRSLKTRPNPKVPSALSRAQPKSPPSSPKKRPNPKGRSDHRRPLPKRPLGPLKSPLAAPASTGTERGAKRPVPSSTPGTAQSCQHRRPTTENPPRKERKMLLGQAGQGRKRPCQGKTRGSSTVAGSSREAGSSGQQLAINSTTAPASGAKTLEESVPITPQQRPERERLKKLAQEERQRAAHQMKIGPVQFFVQRQKDHARAYSYGYP; from the exons atggaggagctgctcagctggctCGATGCCGTGGAGCCCCAGGACGCCTTCCGCGATTTGCCCAGCAGTCCTGCCCTCAGCCGcttcctctcccagctgcccgacctctgcgaggacatcgaggagccgAGCACGCAGGGACTGGAAGCCACAGGAGCCCTcggtgaggtcccctcaagccctggggTGCGCCCCGAGAAGCTTGAGGGTGGGCTGTCGCTGCAGTCCCCCGTCGTGCCAGCAGtgagcccccccctcagccctgcagccagtCCCCTGCCCAGTGCGCTTAGGAGCCCCCTACCCAGTCCACCCCTGAGTCCCCCCAGGAGCCTCCCTGACACCCAGGTCCTCAGTGCCCTTAGTAGAGCCCtgccccaacccccccagcGTTCCCTCAAGACCCGCCCCAACCCCAAGGTCCCCAGTGCCCTTAGTAGAGCCCAGCCCAAATCCCCCCCGAGTTCCCCCAAGAAACGCCCCAACCCCAAGGGCCGCAGTGACCATAGGAGACCCCTGCCCAAACGCCCCCTGGGTCCCCTCAAGAGCCCCCTGGCTGCCCCTGCGTCCACCGGCACCGAGCGGGGGGCCAAGCGCCCcgtgcccagcagcacccccgggACAGcgcagagctgccagcacaggagGCCGACGACAGAGAACCCCCCCCGCAAGGAGAGGAAGATGCTgctgggccaggctggccaAGGCCGCAAGAGACCGTGCCAGGGGAAGACGCGTGGCAGCAGCACggtggctggcagcagcagggaagcaggcagcagcgggcagcagcTGGCGATCAACAGCACCACGGCACCG GCCAGCGGGGCCAAGACGCTGGAGGagtcggtgcccatcacgccgcagcagcgtcccgagcgggagcgcctgaagaagctggcccaggaggagcggcagcgggcggcccaccAGATGAAGATCGGCCCCGTGCAATTCTTCGtgcagcggcagaaggaccacgccagagcctactcttacggctacccgtga